DNA from Candidatus Thermoplasmatota archaeon:
TCGATTTCTTTTCATCATTAAAAGAACTAAGAACAAAATCAAAAATTGTAGTGATAGGCAGGAGCATTGCACCATTTTATGATCGGAGAGACGTTGTTATAAGAAAGACTGTAGTAGAGCTAAAATTAGAAGGGCTTGACAAAGAAAGCTCTGAGAAACTACTGAATGCTAGAGGAATTGAGAAGGATACAGATAGATTTTATAATCTAACGAAAGGCCATCCTCTGATGCTAGAGTTAATATTACCCGAGACAACTGCTGAAGCAGAAGAATTTTTGAAAGAAGAAATTGTAAGAGCGCTAAATGATAGTGAAAAAAAGGCTTTAGAAATAGCTTCTGTGTTCAGAGTACCATTCTATGCAAGAGCTTTGCTTGTTGAGGACATAGAATACGATGTAATAGATGCGCTCGTTGAAAAATCGTTACTCCAAAGGTCTTACAATATTTACGACCTTCACGAAATGTTGCGTGAATTCTTTTATACAAGACTTGCATCAAAGCAGAAAAGTTATTATCACATAGTTGCAGCTCAGTATTACGAGAAAGAAATTGGTGATTCAGCTTTAATAGAAACAATGTATCACTACCTTAGTGCAAACGAGCAAGAAAGAGCAATTGAATTGGCTGTTGAGAACAGCTCTACAATTATAAAAGGCGGTCTCCTAGAAGAGTTTAGAACTATTTTAACAGAGTTTAAGACAGAAAAAATTCAAAAGCAACAGTATGCTAAAATTCTATTATCCAAAGGCGATATATCCAACCTTTTGGGTAAATGGGACGAGGCTCTGAACTATTATCATTCTGCGTTAGAGCTTAGCACTGAGATAAAAGAAGATGCGTACTCAGCAGAATCCTATCGAGGCATTGCTAAAATATATTTCAGAAGAGGCGAGTATGATAAAACACTGAGAAATTTACAGAATGCACTTGAAATTTCCGAAAGAATCAACGATGTTCATGGCATTGCTGATGTGCATTATAATATCGGCTCTGTGTACTTGCGCAAAGGAGAGGTAGGAGAAGCCATGAAAGAATTAGAATTGTGTCTTAGGTTTTGCGAAAAAATCAGCGATTTAGCTCTGACTGCCAAAACCTACGGAGCAATAGGAATCGCTTATTGGTCTGTAGGAGAATATAATAGAAGTATTGAGCTGATGGAAAAGGCGTTGGGCGAAGTGGAAAAGCTTGGCGACAAACACGAGCTAGTAAAAATATATAACAATCTCGGGACCGCTTATGATGGAAAAGGCGATATTGATAGAGCGATAGAGTGGTATGAAAAATGTGTGAAATTAAGCAACGAAATTGGCGATGCTAGAACGCTCGGCTACGGGCTAAGCAATGCGGCACAAGGTTATATAGAAAAGTCTGAGTTAGCTAGAGCGGGAGAATATACGGCTAATGCATTGAAAATTTTTGAGCGGTTAGGTGAAAAAAGAGCGATTGCGCAGTGCGAGCTAAATTATGGTATAATACACAAAGTAGAAAAGGAATGGAGCAAAGCTGTAGAGAGTTTCGAGAAGGCAATAAAGTTAGCGAAAGAAATTCAAGATTCTGAATTCCCATCACAAATATATTTTGAGTA
Protein-coding regions in this window:
- a CDS encoding tetratricopeptide repeat protein; protein product: MLKLTAKERILIHLEDRIEEQFETVAKKLQPSLIFSQSGIEEALNISHRIVSEGLKELKKEGLIEEKRIYLRQTGRFRNFYFLTSNGIMRATKLKEQIGETKLKVRDKAEIEEMTIADLIERLKKLVKEPFEIGYSYIIKGEKHAQAYEAFKRLLKEGYEGIVISNVSPKNIDKEYNIKVEIYWLSEISGKDILHPSRLDFEVTKTITDFLNDSKKPVMLLEGFEYLVEVNGFDTCLRWLKIINDLVANRGAILILPIDPNIFNKKEFMLIMQNMRIYELREIVPVELNYTNVLKHVSQDDIFELQSFLMPKKYIDFSERKPEIKHFFGRTAELNKTLNFLASEAHVIVIKGIAGIGKTALVAKALERYKFEINVFWHRFYNFSTLRTMLAKLSEFLAKAGVERLKNYIAGGKIDIEEIMMMLEEELNNVRALLIFDNFERANNEIVDFFSSLKELRTKSKIVVIGRSIAPFYDRRDVVIRKTVVELKLEGLDKESSEKLLNARGIEKDTDRFYNLTKGHPLMLELILPETTAEAEEFLKEEIVRALNDSEKKALEIASVFRVPFYARALLVEDIEYDVIDALVEKSLLQRSYNIYDLHEMLREFFYTRLASKQKSYYHIVAAQYYEKEIGDSALIETMYHYLSANEQERAIELAVENSSTIIKGGLLEEFRTILTEFKTEKIQKQQYAKILLSKGDISNLLGKWDEALNYYHSALELSTEIKEDAYSAESYRGIAKIYFRRGEYDKTLRNLQNALEISERINDVHGIADVHYNIGSVYLRKGEVGEAMKELELCLRFCEKISDLALTAKTYGAIGIAYWSVGEYNRSIELMEKALGEVEKLGDKHELVKIYNNLGTAYDGKGDIDRAIEWYEKCVKLSNEIGDARTLGYGLSNAAQGYIEKSELARAGEYTANALKIFERLGEKRAIAQCELNYGIIHKVEKEWSKAVESFEKAIKLAKEIQDSEFPSQIYFEYGKMYKEKGEKEKARELFRNAITAYEKLGNIKKVEELNKELQEL